Genomic DNA from Salinibacter pepae:
CAAGAAGGAGGTGTTTGAGGAAGACCTCGAGCAGATGATGAACGACTTCGGCGACGACGCGGTCGCGGCGGCGACGGGCCTTCCCGACAACGGCGCCGCCCCCAACGGCGGCACGCCCGCCTACCGGCTCGATCACCTCTCCGTGCAGATCACCACGGACGAGGACTCGCAGGTCTCGGTGCGCCTCCAGCGCGACGACGGCTCCGTGCGCGAGGAGCAGGCCACGGGCGAGGGCCCCGTGGACGCCCTCTACCGCGCCCTCGATCACGCCGTGGACGCCCCCCATGCGCTGGTCGACTACTCGATCCGCTCCATCAGCGAGGGCGCCGACGCGCAGGGCGAGGTGGAGGTCACCATCCGCTACGGCGAGAATCAGTTCGCCGGCACGGCCCGCAACACGGACGTCATTCGGGCCTCCGCCGAGGCGTACGTCGACGCCCTGAACCGCCTCGTCGCCGCCCAGGAGCACGCCGAGTCCGTCGAATTCGTACAGAGCGGCATTATGACTGCGTTCGAATGAAACGTGACGCGTGATGCGTGAGGCTGTCCCTCCCGCACGCGTTTCACATTTCACGCATCACGTCGTCCCGACTATCAGCGTCCGCTTTCGAATTCACCCATCCCCTTCGATGTCAACCGGCACCCTCTACGACAAGGTCTGGAACCGCCATGCCGTCCGCGAGCTGCCCACCGGCGAGACCCAGCTGTTCGTGGGCCTGCACCTAATCCACGAGGTGACGAGCCCGCAGGCGTTCGGGATGTTGGAGGAGCGCGACCTGGACGTGGCCTTCCCCGACCGCACCTTCGCCACCACCGACCACATCATCCCCACCGCCGACCTGGAGCGCCCCTTCGGCGACGAGCAGGCCGAGACGATGCTGCAGGTGCTGGAGAGGAACACCGAGGCGTACGACATCACGTTCTTCGACCCCAGCTCCGGCGCGCAGGGCATTGTGCACGTCGTGGGGCCGGAGCAGGGGCTCACCCAGCCCGGGATGACCATCGTCTGCGGCGACTCGCACACGAGCACACACGGGGCCTTCGGCACCCTCGGGTTCGGCATCGGCACGAGCCAGATCCGCGACGTGCTGGCGACCCAGTGCATCGCGATGGAGAAGCAGGACGTGCGTCGGATTCAGGTGGACGGCGCGCTCGGCGAGGGGGTCTACGCGAAAGACATCATCCTCACGATCATCGGCGAGCTGGGCGTGGAGGGCGGCATCGGGTACGTCTACGAGTACGGCGGGCCCGCCATCGAGGACCTCAGCATGGAGGGCCGCATGTCGATCTGCAACATGAGCGTGGAGGGCGGGGCCCGCGCGGGCTACGTCAACCCCGACCTCACGACCTTCGAGTACATGAAGGACCGGCCGCACGCCCCGAGCGGGGCGGCCTGGGAGCGGGCCGTCGACTGCTGGCAGCAGATTCAGTCCGATCCGGACGCCACCTACGACGACACCGTGACGTTCGACGGCTCGGCCATCGAGCCGATGGTGACGTGGGGCATTACGCCGGGCCAGGCCCTCGGCATCTCGGCGCCGATCCCCGATCCGGCCACCATGGAGTCCGGCGACCGGGCCACGGCCGAGAAGGCCCTCGACCACATGGACCTGCGGCCCGGCCGCACGATGGAGGGGGTGAACGTGGACGTGGCGTTCCTCGGCTCCTGCACCAATGCGCGCATCACCGACCTCCGCGAGGCGGCGTCGCTCCTCCAAAAACTGGACCGCCCGGTGGCCGACGACGTGCGGGCGGTGGTCGTCCCCGGCTCGCAGGGCGTGAAGCAGCAGGCGGAGGACGAGGGCCTGGCCGACACCTTCCGCGAGGCCGGATTCGACTGGCGCGGCGCCGGGTGCTCGATGTGCCTCGGCATGAACCAGGACCAGCTGGAGGGCCGCGAGCTGTGCGCGTCGTCGTCGAACCGCAACTTCATCGGCCGCCAGGGGAGCAAGGACGGGCGGACGGTCTTGATGAGCCCGGCGATGGTGGTGGCTGCTGCAATAGAAGGGGAAGTCACCGACGTTCGACGATTGATACGTGAAACGTGATGCGTGAGGAGTGGTGCGTGAGGAGTGATGCGTGAAAACTGAGACACTCTGCTCCCTCACGATTCACGTCTCACTCTTCACGATCCGAAAAGGGAATATTTTGGAGAAGCTCTGTTTCATTCGACTCCGGTGCACTATAACTCGGATCAGGCTCTCGGATTTCTCCGCCTCGCTGATCAGGCACCATCACGAGCAGGAGCCGGATGATTTGCGTCATGAAGTCGAGACGATGATCCACGACGTTCTCCCCAATGACAAACCGACTTTTGTAGTACCAGTCTCGGCTTTCCCGCGCAGAGCCGAGGGCATACTCGTAAAACCGGGCGCGGTCCTTCCCCGTGCCCCGCGAGTAGCCTTCCGCAATGTTTGAACTGATCGACCCGACGGCCCGATACAGCTGATCCGCGAGCGAGTAGGCATTCGACTCCTCGTGGATCTTCCGCATGTCCTGCCAGCACACGTCGGATGCAAAGAGACTCAGCCGGTAGACCTCAAGGTCCCACAGGGTGTCCTCTCGAATCGATGGAGGAACCCGATCCTGCCAGTCGGAAAAGTTCATCGGTCAGAACACAGCAGCCTCACGAATCACGCGTCACGCACCACGAACTTCACCATGAGCACCGCCAAAGACAAAGTGATTTCCCAGGTTCAGGGCCCGGGCGTTCCTGTGCGGGGAAACGACATCGACACCGACCAGATCGTCCCCGCCCGCTTCCTCAAGGAGGTGACGTTCGACAACATGGGCGAGTACGCCTTCTACGACGTGCGGCGGGACGATGACGGCAATCTGAACGACCATCCCTTCAACCGCTACCCGAACGCCACCATCCTGGTGGTCAACGAGAACTTTGGCTGCGGCTCCTCGCGGGAGCACGCCCCACAGGCCCTCATGCGCTGGGGCATCGACGGCCTCATCGGCGAGTCCTTCGCCGAGATCTTTGCCGGCAACTGCCAGGCCCTCGGCCTGCCCACCGCCACCGCGGACCACGAGACCGTCGCGTGGATCATGGCGCAGGTGACGGCCGACCCGGCGCTCGAACTCACCATCGACGTGGAGGCGGAAACGGTCACCGTCGGCGACGAGCCCGTCAACGTGACCATCAGCGATGCGCAGCGCGAGGCGCTCCTGCAGGGCGTCTGGGACACCACCGCCCTGATGAGGAGCTACATGGACGAGGTGGAGCAGACCGCGGATCGGCTGCCGTATCTGAACGACTTTGCTGATTGCTGAGTAATGAGTGATTCGTCTGGAACGTGATACGTGACGGGTGAAACGTGAGGCTGTCCCCCTCTCACGCGTCACGTTTTCACGCATCACGCTTCACACATCAACACTAATGTTCTTATCACATTCCCCCTCGACCGATGCCTTCCACCTCTAAAAACGGGCAGTCCAACAAAATCCAAAGCCAAGACGTCACCGAGGGCCTCGACCAGGCGCCGGCCCGCGCGATGTTTCGGGCGATGGGCTACGACGACGCCGACCTCGACCAGCCCCTCATCGGCATCGCCAACCCGGCGGCGGACCTGACGCCCTGCAATGTGCACCTCGACGGCCTTGCCGACGCCGCACGCGAAGGCGTCACCGAGGCCGGCGGGACGCCCATCGAGTTTGGCACCATCACGGTGAGCGACGGGATCTCGATGGGCACGGAGGGCATGAAGGGCTCGCTCATCTCCCGCGAGGTGATCGCCGACTCGGTGGAGCTGGTGGCCTTCGCCGAGCGGCTCGACGGGCTCGTCGTCCTAGGCGGCTGCGACAAGAACATGCCGGGCATGATGATGGCGGCGATCCGGGCCGACCTGCCGAGCGTCTTCCTCTACGGCGGGTCCATCATGCCGGGCCACCACCGGGGGCAGGAGGTCACGATCCAAAACGTGTTCGAGGCGTGCGGGGCGGTCGCCACCGGCCAGATGACGGAAGAAGAGCTCGACGAGATGGAGCGCCACGCCTGTCCCGGGGCCGGGGCCTGCGGCGGCATGTTTACGGCCAACACGATGGCCTCCATCAGCGAGGCGATCGGCTTTGCGCCGCTGGGGAGCGCGAGCCCCCCGGCGGTCACGGAGGAACGAACGGAGGTGGCCCGTGCGGCCGGGCGGCGGACCGTCGAGGCGATCGAGGAACGGCGCCGGCCCTCCGACTTCCTCAGCAAGAAGTCGTTCGAGAACGCCATTGCCCTCCAGGTGGCGGTGGGCGGCTCCACGAACGGGGTGCTCCACCTGCTCGCGATGGCGGCGGAGGCGGGCATCGATCTCTCAATCGGGGCGTTCGACGCAATCAGCCGGCGGACGCCCAAGATCGGCGACTTTCAGCCCGGCGGCTCCCGCGTGATGAACGACCTACACGAGGTCGGCGGCGTGCCGGTGGTGCTGAAGGCGCTTCTCGATGCGGGCCTGCTGCACGGCGACGCCCAGACCGTGACGGGGGAGCCCCTCGCCGAGGCCCTCGACCGCGTCGACCCGCCCGCCATCGCGGACCTCGACGTGGACTACCTCTACCCGGTCGACGCCCCCAAGAACGAAGAGGGGGCCATTCGCATCCTCACCGGCAACCTCGCCCCCGACGGCGCCGTCCTGAAGATCACCGATGCCGACGACTGGACGTTCGAAGGCACGGCCCGCGTCTTCGAGAGCGAAGAAGACGCAATGAGCTACGTGCAGGCCGGCCAGATCGACTCTGGCGACGTCATTATCATTCGGAATCTTGGGCCCAAGGGCGCCCCGGGCATGCCCGAAATGCTCGGCGTGACCGCCGCCCGGGACGGACAGGGGCACGCCGAGGACGTGGCCCTCATCACCGACGGGCGCTTCTCCGGGGCCACCCGCGGCCTCTCCATCGGCCACGTCGCCCCCGAGGCCGCGGCCGGCGGGCCCATCGCCGCCATCCAGGACGGGGACCCGATCATCATCGACGTGTCGGAGCGTCGCCTGGCGGTCGCCCTCTCCGACGCCGAGTTGGAAGCTCGGCTCGAGGACCGGTCGCCCCCGGAGCCCCAGTACACGACCGGCGTTCTCGCCAAGTACGCCGCCCTCTTCGGTTCGGCGGCAGATGGGGCCGTAACCCACGTGACGAGCGAAGAGTGATGCGTGAAACGTGATGCGTGATAGACGGGCAAACCACGCAGTGAGAGGGGTCACACTTCCTCGCCCCCCCACACGCACGTACGCAGACGACGATGGCAGACACGGTTGAGGTATTCGACACCACCCTCCGCGACGGCACCCAGGGCGAGCACGTCACCCTCTCGGCCCGCGACAAGGTGCGCATTGCCCGTCGCCTGGATGCGTTCGGGATTGACGTGATCGAGGGGGGCTGGCCCGGCTCCAACCCCACGGATCAGGCCTTTTTTGAGGCGGCCCGCGGGGAGACCTGGGCGCACACGTCGATCTGCGCGTTCGGCTCCACGCGCCACGCCTCCCATGCCCCGTCGGAGGACGCCAACCTGCGGGCCCTAATCGAGGACGGCACCGACGTGGTGTCCATCTTCGGCAAGTCGTGGACGCTGCACGCGGAGCAGGCGCTCGGGGTGTCGCTGGAGACGAACCTGGCCCTCATCCGCTCGTCGGTGGCGTTTCTGCGGGAGCACGGAAAGCGGGTCATCTACGACGCCGAGCACTTCTTCGACGGCTACGCCGACCATCCCGCGTACGCCCTTCGGACGCTCCGGGCCGCCGCCGAGGCCGGGGCCGACACGCTGGTGCTCTGCGACACGAACGGCGGCTCCCTGCCGCACGACATCTACGACGTCACCGCTGCGGTCTACGAAGACTTCGACACCACCCTCGGCATCCACGCCCACAACGACGGCGGGTGCGCGGTGGCCAACAGCCTCGCGGCCGTGCGGGCCGGGGCGCGGCACGTGCAGGGCACCATCAACGGCCTCGGCGAGCGCTGCGGCAACGCCGACCTCTGCGCGGTCATTCCG
This window encodes:
- the leuC gene encoding 3-isopropylmalate dehydratase large subunit, with the protein product MSTGTLYDKVWNRHAVRELPTGETQLFVGLHLIHEVTSPQAFGMLEERDLDVAFPDRTFATTDHIIPTADLERPFGDEQAETMLQVLERNTEAYDITFFDPSSGAQGIVHVVGPEQGLTQPGMTIVCGDSHTSTHGAFGTLGFGIGTSQIRDVLATQCIAMEKQDVRRIQVDGALGEGVYAKDIILTIIGELGVEGGIGYVYEYGGPAIEDLSMEGRMSICNMSVEGGARAGYVNPDLTTFEYMKDRPHAPSGAAWERAVDCWQQIQSDPDATYDDTVTFDGSAIEPMVTWGITPGQALGISAPIPDPATMESGDRATAEKALDHMDLRPGRTMEGVNVDVAFLGSCTNARITDLREAASLLQKLDRPVADDVRAVVVPGSQGVKQQAEDEGLADTFREAGFDWRGAGCSMCLGMNQDQLEGRELCASSSNRNFIGRQGSKDGRTVLMSPAMVVAAAIEGEVTDVRRLIRET
- a CDS encoding four helix bundle protein; its protein translation is MNFSDWQDRVPPSIREDTLWDLEVYRLSLFASDVCWQDMRKIHEESNAYSLADQLYRAVGSISSNIAEGYSRGTGKDRARFYEYALGSARESRDWYYKSRFVIGENVVDHRLDFMTQIIRLLLVMVPDQRGGEIREPDPSYSAPESNETELLQNIPFSDREE
- the leuD gene encoding 3-isopropylmalate dehydratase small subunit — encoded protein: MSTAKDKVISQVQGPGVPVRGNDIDTDQIVPARFLKEVTFDNMGEYAFYDVRRDDDGNLNDHPFNRYPNATILVVNENFGCGSSREHAPQALMRWGIDGLIGESFAEIFAGNCQALGLPTATADHETVAWIMAQVTADPALELTIDVEAETVTVGDEPVNVTISDAQREALLQGVWDTTALMRSYMDEVEQTADRLPYLNDFADC
- the ilvD gene encoding dihydroxy-acid dehydratase, whose amino-acid sequence is MPSTSKNGQSNKIQSQDVTEGLDQAPARAMFRAMGYDDADLDQPLIGIANPAADLTPCNVHLDGLADAAREGVTEAGGTPIEFGTITVSDGISMGTEGMKGSLISREVIADSVELVAFAERLDGLVVLGGCDKNMPGMMMAAIRADLPSVFLYGGSIMPGHHRGQEVTIQNVFEACGAVATGQMTEEELDEMERHACPGAGACGGMFTANTMASISEAIGFAPLGSASPPAVTEERTEVARAAGRRTVEAIEERRRPSDFLSKKSFENAIALQVAVGGSTNGVLHLLAMAAEAGIDLSIGAFDAISRRTPKIGDFQPGGSRVMNDLHEVGGVPVVLKALLDAGLLHGDAQTVTGEPLAEALDRVDPPAIADLDVDYLYPVDAPKNEEGAIRILTGNLAPDGAVLKITDADDWTFEGTARVFESEEDAMSYVQAGQIDSGDVIIIRNLGPKGAPGMPEMLGVTAARDGQGHAEDVALITDGRFSGATRGLSIGHVAPEAAAGGPIAAIQDGDPIIIDVSERRLAVALSDAELEARLEDRSPPEPQYTTGVLAKYAALFGSAADGAVTHVTSEE